A stretch of DNA from Desmospora activa DSM 45169:
ATTTCTCAATACAAAAAAAGATATTTGTGGAAATTGATCATGTTTACTCCCTACTCCTCAGACGAAAAGTGTTCCAACTCCTTTGAGAGGGCACGCCAAACGAAAGCGGCCAGAGTCAAATCATCCAAATACCCCATGACAACCAGATAATCCGGAATAATATCCATCGGCATAATAAAATACAACAACGCAGCCACGGCCAACGCTTTTTTTACCCAGCTGGTTTTTGGATCACGAAAATAGCGGTACAATGCCTTCCATTTTTTCGCCACTTGCGCAATACCGCCTACCCGTTTCGCTTTTCGATCCAATCCGGTCAACATTTTCCTGATTACCGAGGATTTTGCCACAGGATTCAGCCTTTCTATATTTGATCAGTCGTAATACATATTTTTGCGGCAGTGTGAACAGATTACCGCATCTTCTTTTACTTGCCCACCACAGTGAGGGCAAATAAATAACGCTTGACCTTCCAGCTGTGCCCACAAATCGGGATCGGATGTTTTCGGTTGTGGTGTCTGTTCATGGGAGGGGGGAAGTTTCGGTTCCGGCTGTGACTCAGGTTTTGAGCTAAGCTGTGCTTCCGGCTTTGATTCAGGTTTAGGTGGAGGTGGTAGCTGTTGGGCTTGTGGCGTCGGTTGTGATGGTTCCGCAACCGCATGCTGCTCTCCTGCTTGTTTGATTTGCTCTTTTCCCTGTTCCTCCTGTAGCCGTTCCTTTTCTTCTTGTTTTTTTAACTCCTCTACTTCACGTTCCCATTGTTTGATCGTCTCGCGAATCGATTGGATTTGTTGCAGCGTGGCGCGAATGGAATCCGTGACTTCCCATTTCTCCTTTTGTTCCCACAGATGATACGCCTCCTTCCCCAACTGCCGATACAGGCGTACCTCCTCTTCGCGCTTTCCCTTGATCGCCATATTTAAACGGCTAATATCCATCAGTTTTTTAGAACGCTGACTGGTGGATTCGATCCCCTTTTTCAAGTTTTGCTTTAAATCCGTAAGCAAGCCCACTCGCATTCGCCCCTTTTTGCGCTTGCTCCCGCTGAGGAGTCTTTTTCCCTATTGTACGACGAAAACGGACCAACTTCCAGGAAACAACCTGAAAAAAGAAGGGAGAACACCGATTCACCCGTGCTCTCCCTTCTTTTCCTACCCCGTTGATTGATAAAACAAAAATCCCATCTAAACCGAAACTTTTTGTGAGACCGAGGAGGACTCTGACTCCGCATCCGAAACTTTAGACTGGCTCACCCGCAACCACCAGGCACCGATGATCAGCAGTGCTGCCGTCAACACAAACAACCCCCGTATCGTGATAAAGCCGGAGAGAAAACCACCCGTAATCGGCCCCAGCATATTGCCGAGAAAAACGGCGCTGGTGCTGTATCCGTAAGCGGTACTCTCTTTGCCCACAGGGGCGTTTTGACGAATGAGCGAGTTGAGCGCCGGGAGCAATCCGCCCATACACAGCCCCAGTAAAAAGCGTAGGATCAACAGCTGCCAAACCGATTGCACAAAGGCATGAGGAATAAAAAAGAGTGCCGCTCCCAACATCGCGTAAAACAAGACTCGCTCTGAGCCGAAGCGGTCGCCCAATTTACCCAATTGGGGAGAGGCTAACATATTGGCCATACCGGTAACTGCAGTTACCAAACCGGCGAAAAAGGCAACATACCCACCGGGAGCACCCAGTTCAGAGACAAACAAGGGCATCTGCGGCATCGGAGCCAACATGGCAAACTGCAACAGAAAGCCCACAGAAAAGAGAAAGAGTAGCGGCTTTTGATGCAGAATAAAGGAACCTTCGGCGAAAAAACCTTTTCGCTCTTGCGTGGGGTCTGGTTTCTGCTCTTCTTTTACCGCCATCAATACAACCAGTGTAGCAAGGCCGATGATGGTGCCGGTCAGGAAAAAGATCATACGAAATCCAAACATTTCAGCCATGGCCCCACCGATAAAGGGCCCCAATATGCTCCCGGCCACTGCACCGGATTGTAGCATTCCCAAAGCGTATCCAGCCTTCTCCTTCGGGGTGTTTGTCGCTGTCAGCGAGATGGAAGCCGGAATGAAACCGGCAACCACCCCATTCAGCAAACGTAAAAACAAAAGTTGCAGCGGACTGGTCGCCAATCCCGTCAACAGGATCACAATCGTCATCCCGAACCCGGAGCGCAGCACCATGATCTTCCGCCCCACTTTATCGGCCATACTTCCCCAGATCGGGGCCATCACAAATGCCGATAAGAAATTCGCTCCAAAAATGATCCCGGCCCACAGTTGCGTTTTGGCTGGATCGGTTATCCCCATCTCCTTCAGATACAAGGGCAAAAAGGGGATAATCATCGTCATGGCACTCATCACCAAAAACTGTGATACCATCAAAATGTACAAATTACGTCTCCAAGTTTCCATCGCGCTCTTTCTCCAATCCCTTCATTTTCTATGATCTATTATTTAGTTTCACGAAATATAAGGTTAAAAAAAGCTGCCTTGTAATCACTAGGCAGCAACATCCCACTTGACAACATTCTTATGGAGAAGACCGATTAAACTCCGTCGTCCATTCTCGACGTAAGGATCGATCTACATGCGAGACATAATGAAGGCGTTCGATCCGTTGAATCATCTGATCCGCCTTATGTCCGTCGATATACATAAAAACATATTTTAGTCGTTTGGACATGTAATGGATGTTACCCATGCGTCCCAATGAACGCGCCGCCTTGAGATCCTTCACCCAAACAGCCAACCCGAGCCGTTCCGCGATCTCGCTAGACATGTGTCGTGTCTCCTTTATCACATAGTTCCGCCAGGGGTATGCCGATGGATCCGTCTCTCTTCCTATATATTAGGATAACAAAGTCTTATTTATAAATCAAACCGCTTACATCAATCAAAAAAACCGCCCTATTTCTAGGCGGTCGGATAGCCACAAACAATCAACCACAACCCCTGCGCTGTTTTCGGTTGGCCTGACGCAATTCTCGCGGGTCGTTGATCGGCACTTTAATGGAGTCGGAAACCGCTCCAGCCAGGGTACGGCTCACTTCGGACAGCAAATGATCCACCTGTTCCTCCGCTTCCAGGTATTGTCCGATCAAGGGATGTTTACGGATCTGTTTCAGAAACGCATTCGCTTCTTTTTTGGCAGCGTAATAATCCGGATGGAAATGGCCAAATCGCTGCGCCTCTTCAAACAGCTCTTTTTTTCGTTGAAACTGTGCGATCAGGGATTGCGCCTCATCGCTCTCCTGTACTTTTTGCTTCAGATGAAGGTACCGTTTCACTTCTTCTGACTCATTTATCTGATCGGCTAGTTGGTAAGCCTCTAACAACAACTCCGACATATCCAACGTACTCATGGATATCCCTCCCGCTTCTATCATAACACAATCTCTGGAAAACCCGCTTGTTGAACACCTTCTCATTCTTTCCAGGGAGGGAAAATCCCCACTTGGCTCACTTCAGACAGACTGAAAGAGAGTTCGTTCCCATTTTCTCCTCTCCCCTGCACAATCCACTCCCGCCCCTCGGCAGTGACGAAAAGCGGTGTGATCTGCTGAAGGCAGCCCTTGGAATCAGTCCAGGTTACATCCAACTCCAACCGCGCCGCCTGCCGGAACACCTCCCGCAGCGTCGATTCATGGTACGGGCGCAGGGAGCGTGTCCACATGTGTGGCAGGGAAGACCATCCCGGAATCGCCGCCTCGGGACGTAATTCAGGCGGTTCCACCCGCCACGCGCCCAAGGGATCCTCAGATTGGCTTTGATATTCTTTTTGCTCTTCTTCCAGCCGCCACCACCATGCCTTTTTTCCCGTCTTCCCCTGTGCCAGCGGAACGGCCCGTTCCTTCAGCCAGCGCTGAAAAGCCTCCGCCCCTCCTTCAGTGAGAGCAAAGGAGCGCTCACCCACCCTGCGTCCCCAATCCGGCCATTCGTGCAAGCATTGTCCCCATTCCTGCGCTAAATCATCCTCATCGAACTGTGCCAACCAAACCGATTCCAGCCGGGCCCCTCGCGGTTGCGCCCACTCTTGCAGCGAATGGGTTACGGTGGTAGGCAGGGGGCGACCCGTCAACTCCTGCAATACCCGTTCCATCTCATTCACTGTCATGCCCGACTGTGCACCTCGCTTAACAGCATCCGGCGACAACAAATAATGGGTAAGCTGCTCTCCCCCCATATAATCGGCAAACTGAGCCAGGCGCCAACGTTCGGCCAAAGGGGTCCCCGGCGGTAGCAGCACTTCCCCGTCTGGCTGTACTCTACCCTTCCAGCCGTTATCCCCCCGCTTTAACATCGACACCCAGGGCGACCAACGCCAGAGCGGATTCTCTTTTTCTTCAATTCGCTCTATCCACCCCATCCATGTCAATAAGCTCATCCACTGGTGGAGTATATCCGCCACTTCGCTTTGGGTAATCACACGACCCTTGGTCGATCGATCTCGCCAAGCGGCGGAAACTGTCTCTTCCCAAGGTTGCCAATCGGAGCGGTTTTGCTGTTTTAGCCACCACCACAAGGGATGGTGTTGAGGATGGGAAGCCAGCAGGGACTCTTCCACCACCGCGAATAACTGCTCCAAACGCTCCGACCATGACAACAGCAACCACTGGGCCACCGCCGGCGGATTAAGTTTAGCCGACCGTCCTTCCATCTGAATCAAACCGAGACGGCGTCCCAACTCCAACAGTAAGGCAAAGGCTGCGTCTCCCGTTTCATCCTCCCAAACGGTTCCCCGCAAGCCATCGCTGTCCAACTCAAGCTCTGCCGACCATTTTCGTCTGAGTGGCTGTGGGATTCGTTGTTCCTTCGTCAGCGGCAACCCTTCCCGCTCCATCAAGACCAAAAAATAGAAGAGCGTATCCCACACCCCTACCAGCCGATTTTCCCCTGCAGCATCCGTTCCAGGAAGCGGACAGGGGCGAATACTGCCATCCAGATACGCTTCCCGTACTTCCCGCGGACACCAGTATACCCGCTCTCCACCGGGAAGTCGCAACCGGAAAACCAGTCCTCTTCCCGCCAACAACGATAAGCCTATCCGCAGGCGAGCAGGTGACAGTTGCACATGGGTAGCTGTACGTCCCAGATCTGTATCCGACAACGGTTGCTCTCCCACCTGCCAAGTAAGCAACTCCATCGCTTGCTGCTCCCAGCGACTCCAATCGGACTCTCTTTCCCGTAGACGTTGTTTCCATCTCGCGATAAAAGGTTCGAGTCCCTCTGTTTTCTCCAATCCCAGCCGCCGGCACATCTGTGCGATTACATCGACGGACAGCGCCTCTAAGCAGTCTTTCCACTGTGGACGATGCGTGATTAGTTCCATTGTTCCGCATCCATCCAACGATAGCGATAACCTTGTTCCACTAAAAACCGCCTCCGGTTCCATGCATATTCCTGATCGACGCTGTCCCGGGTGACCACGTTGTAAAAAAACGCCCGGTTTTCTCCTTTTTTGGGACGCAGAATACGCCCCAATCGCTGCGCTTCTTCCTGCCGTGAGCCAAAGGTGCCCGATACCTGTATCGCAGCTTCTGTATCCGGCAAATCAACGGCGAAATTGGCCACTTTTGACACTACCAAGACACTAATTTTCCCTTCTCGGAATGCCCGATATAAGGACTCCCGCTCTCCTTGCGGGGTGTTGCCCGTAATCAGGGGAGCTTGCAACCGTTCGGCGATTGCCCGCAATTGTGAGAGATATTGACCGATCACCAACACCTGTTTTTCCTGGTGATGTGAAACAAGATGTGCCACCGCATCCATCTTGCTCGGATTTTCAGCTGCGATCCGATATCGTTGCTGCTGCTTTGCCTGCCGATATTTGCGAAGACGATCCGCAGCCATCGAGACGCGTACCTCCACACACTCCGCCTCTGCAATCCATCCTTGTTGCTCCATCCATTTCCACGGCATTTCAAACCGCTTCGGTCCGATGAGAGAAAAAACATCCTCCTCGTTCCCATCCTCACGCACCAGTGTCGCCGTTAATCCTAACCGACGACGTGCCTGAAGTTCAGCAGTGGCACGAAAAACCGGCGCCGGTAACAAGTGGACCTCATCATAGATGATCAAGCCCCAGTCTCTTTGCTCAAACAGGCCCAGATGCGTAAACTCTCCATCACTGTCGTCACGATGGGTCAGGATTTGGTAGGTAGCTACCGTTACGGGGCGCACTTCTTTGCACCTGCCGCTGTACTCGCCGACTGCATCCGCAGGCAAATCGGTCTTCTCTCGAATTTCCCGAATCCATTGTTGTACCGATGTCGCATTGGGTGTCAAAATCAAAGTGGCACGCCCCACCCGCGTCATCGCCGCCAACCCGATCACCGTTTTGCCGGCTCCACAGGGAAGTACCAGTACCCCTGATTCATGCTGGTTAAAAATCTCTACCGCCTGCTCTTGATACCCTCGCAAGCAAAAGGGTTGACCACCCTCCAACCGTTCCCGCAACTGTACCGCCAATGCTTCCCCTTCTACATACCCGGCACCGTCCTCTACCGGATATCCCTGGCGCATCATCTCCTCTTTGATCCAACCGCGATCCACCGGATCTACCCGTAAGCGTTGATCATCCACCCACACCAACCGCGAACCCACAATCGGATGATCCCGGGCCCATCGAATC
This window harbors:
- a CDS encoding YlbG family protein codes for the protein MSSEIAERLGLAVWVKDLKAARSLGRMGNIHYMSKRLKYVFMYIDGHKADQMIQRIERLHYVSHVDRSLRREWTTEFNRSSP
- a CDS encoding YlbF family regulator codes for the protein MSTLDMSELLLEAYQLADQINESEEVKRYLHLKQKVQESDEAQSLIAQFQRKKELFEEAQRFGHFHPDYYAAKKEANAFLKQIRKHPLIGQYLEAEEQVDHLLSEVSRTLAGAVSDSIKVPINDPRELRQANRKQRRGCG
- a CDS encoding helicase-associated domain-containing protein; protein product: MELITHRPQWKDCLEALSVDVIAQMCRRLGLEKTEGLEPFIARWKQRLRERESDWSRWEQQAMELLTWQVGEQPLSDTDLGRTATHVQLSPARLRIGLSLLAGRGLVFRLRLPGGERVYWCPREVREAYLDGSIRPCPLPGTDAAGENRLVGVWDTLFYFLVLMEREGLPLTKEQRIPQPLRRKWSAELELDSDGLRGTVWEDETGDAAFALLLELGRRLGLIQMEGRSAKLNPPAVAQWLLLSWSERLEQLFAVVEESLLASHPQHHPLWWWLKQQNRSDWQPWEETVSAAWRDRSTKGRVITQSEVADILHQWMSLLTWMGWIERIEEKENPLWRWSPWVSMLKRGDNGWKGRVQPDGEVLLPPGTPLAERWRLAQFADYMGGEQLTHYLLSPDAVKRGAQSGMTVNEMERVLQELTGRPLPTTVTHSLQEWAQPRGARLESVWLAQFDEDDLAQEWGQCLHEWPDWGRRVGERSFALTEGGAEAFQRWLKERAVPLAQGKTGKKAWWWRLEEEQKEYQSQSEDPLGAWRVEPPELRPEAAIPGWSSLPHMWTRSLRPYHESTLREVFRQAARLELDVTWTDSKGCLQQITPLFVTAEGREWIVQGRGENGNELSFSLSEVSQVGIFPPWKE
- a CDS encoding MFS transporter — encoded protein: METWRRNLYILMVSQFLVMSAMTMIIPFLPLYLKEMGITDPAKTQLWAGIIFGANFLSAFVMAPIWGSMADKVGRKIMVLRSGFGMTIVILLTGLATSPLQLLFLRLLNGVVAGFIPASISLTATNTPKEKAGYALGMLQSGAVAGSILGPFIGGAMAEMFGFRMIFFLTGTIIGLATLVVLMAVKEEQKPDPTQERKGFFAEGSFILHQKPLLFLFSVGFLLQFAMLAPMPQMPLFVSELGAPGGYVAFFAGLVTAVTGMANMLASPQLGKLGDRFGSERVLFYAMLGAALFFIPHAFVQSVWQLLILRFLLGLCMGGLLPALNSLIRQNAPVGKESTAYGYSTSAVFLGNMLGPITGGFLSGFITIRGLFVLTAALLIIGAWWLRVSQSKVSDAESESSSVSQKVSV
- a CDS encoding DNA repair helicase XPB; the protein is MQFQADAPLIVESMGRILLEEDHPRIEEIRAGLTAFAHQVKTPEGMHTFQLTPLSLWNAAASGWSADRVVSFLRENSQWGLARSLDEELRETMARYGLFRLESHPSGSILLVCEDPERIRWARDHPIVGSRLVWVDDQRLRVDPVDRGWIKEEMMRQGYPVEDGAGYVEGEALAVQLRERLEGGQPFCLRGYQEQAVEIFNQHESGVLVLPCGAGKTVIGLAAMTRVGRATLILTPNATSVQQWIREIREKTDLPADAVGEYSGRCKEVRPVTVATYQILTHRDDSDGEFTHLGLFEQRDWGLIIYDEVHLLPAPVFRATAELQARRRLGLTATLVREDGNEEDVFSLIGPKRFEMPWKWMEQQGWIAEAECVEVRVSMAADRLRKYRQAKQQQRYRIAAENPSKMDAVAHLVSHHQEKQVLVIGQYLSQLRAIAERLQAPLITGNTPQGERESLYRAFREGKISVLVVSKVANFAVDLPDTEAAIQVSGTFGSRQEEAQRLGRILRPKKGENRAFFYNVVTRDSVDQEYAWNRRRFLVEQGYRYRWMDAEQWN
- a CDS encoding YkvA family protein, whose product is MAKSSVIRKMLTGLDRKAKRVGGIAQVAKKWKALYRYFRDPKTSWVKKALAVAALLYFIMPMDIIPDYLVVMGYLDDLTLAAFVWRALSKELEHFSSEE